The DNA region gACCCGGGGCGGCTGCagcgccggggcccccgcgggggcGGGACCCGCGagcgcgcgggggggcggggctcgaggggcggggctcgggggcgtgGACTGGGGCGGGGTGGGGCCGAGGCGTGCAggaggggcgcgggggcggggcggggggcgtggTGTGCAGGCGGGGCGGaggcggggcgcggggcaggagcggggggaggggcgcgcaGGCGGTGGGCGAGGCTCGGGGCGGGGTCGTCGTGCAGGCGGGGCGGGGCTctggcggggcgggggcggggctcggGGCGCGCAGGCGTGCATGGCGGGGCGCGGggtggggcgggcggggggcgtgGTGTGCaggcggggcaggggcggggcgctCTGGCGGTGGGCGAAGCTCGGGGCGGGGGCGTGGCATGGCGGGGctcggggcgcgggggcggggcgcgcagGTGGGGCGGGGCGCGgctcgggggcggggcgcgggggcggggcggagcaggGAGCGGGCCAGGAGAGCggtgcgggggggcggggcgcgtgacgcggcgcgtgggcggggcggggggcgtggCCGTGACGCGTGACGCGCGGCAGGGGCGGAGtcgctgctggagctgctggcgCACGTCCAGGGGCGCCGCATGGACGAGCGGCGCCTGCCCGTGGCGCAGCTGCCCGGCTTCCCCCCGCCCAAGGTGCGCCCGCCCCCGGGGGGACACCcacgggggggggacacccaCGGGGGGGGCACCTGGAGGGGGCACTCACGGGGGGGGGCACCCACAGGGGGGCCCACGGGGGGGGAACCGACAGCCGGGGGGGGGCACGTCGGGGGGGGGACCCAGGGGTGGGGGAGGCAcccaggggtgggggggggaacccgGGGGGGGGACACCTGGAGGGGGCACCCACGGGGGGGGGAAACCCGGGGGGGACCGAGGGGTGGGGGTGCAcccacggggggggggaaacccacGGGGGCGGGGACCgacagccggggggggggcacctcgagggggcacccacgggtgggggggggacaccctggggaggAACCTCAGGTGGGGGGGacctggccgggggggggggggaggggagagacacgaccccccccccaaaaactgCTCCCCGGGGGTGACGGGGGACCGCGGTGGCCCCCCGTCACCACCCCCCCCGGCGTCACCCGTGTGTCCCCGCAGAAGTGAGCGCCCCGGAGCCACGCGGTGCCACCGAGCCGCCGTCCCCGCCGTCCCAGCGCCACCGGGTGCCCCCGTCAcctgtcaccccccccccaataaacgcccgtggttcccccccccccccggcacgagCCCGCGTGGTCTGTGGCACCCGGGGCGGCGGGTGGCGTTTGGGGACATGGACACCTGGGTGGCACTAGGGGACATGGGACACCCAGGTTGGTGGGTGGCACCTAGGGACAGGGGACGCCTGGGTCAGTGGGTGGCACTCAGGGACACCAGGTGGCACCAGGGGATGGGGGACACCTGGGTTGGGGGGTGCAACCAGGGACACGGGACACCCAGGTTGGTGGGTGGCACTCAGGGACACGGGACACCTGGGTGGCACTGGGGGATGTGGGACACCTGGGTCAGTGGGTGACACTTGGAGACACGGGACATCCGGGTGGCACTAGGGGAGATGGGACACCCAGGTCAGCGGGTGGCACTTGGGGACACGGGACACCTGGGTGGCACTAGGGGACATGGGACACCCAGGTTGGCGGGTGGCACCTGGGAACACAGGACACCCAGGTGGCACGGGGGACAGGAAACACCCGGGTTGGCAGGTGGCACTCAGGGACATGGGACACCTGGGTGGCACCAGGGGACATGGGACACCCAGGTTGGTGGGTGGCACTAGGGGACATGGGCCACCTGGGTGGCACCAGGGGACAGGGGATGCCCAGGTTGGCGGGTGGCAGTCGGGGACACGGGACACCCAGGTGGCACCAGGGGATGGGGGACACCTGGGGCAGTGGGTGGCATCAGGGGACATGGGACACCCAGGTGACactgggggacatgggacacccaGGGTGGCGGGTGGCACCAGGAGACACGGGACACCTGGGTGGCACTAGGGGACACAGGACACCTAGGTCAGCAGGTGACACTTGGGGACACGGGACGCCTCGGTGGCAGTGGGGGACACACGTGGCAgccgggcagggcaggaaggagcCAGCACCGTTTATTGTGCCCTGGGGACACTGCggcgtccccacgtcccccccccacGTGGGGCCACCCCCGGTGACAccgcagcaccccggggtgccagTGCCAGCCGCCACGTCCCCTCCGTCACTGACGTGACAACGATGGCGTCAGGTTGCGGCCACGTGTCCCCTCCGTCACCGACGTGGCCACGGCGATGGTGTCAGGCCACCGCCACGTGTCCCCTCCGTCACCGTTATGGCCACGTGTCCCCGTTGTCACTGATACGGCCGCGGCAATGGCATCAGGACGTGTCCATGGTGTCGGGCCACGTCCACGTGTCCCTTTGGTCACCGCTATGGCCACAGCGATGGTGTCAGGATGCCGTGACGGTGTCAGGACACGTCCGCGTGTCCCCCTCCGTCACGAACGTGGCCACGGCGATGGCATCCGGATGCCGTGATGGCATCAgaacgtgtccccatgtccccaacgtTGCTGATGTGGCCCCAGCAACGGTGTCAGGACGCCGTGATGGCATCAGGACGCGTCCACGTGTCCCCCTCTGTCACCAACGTGGCCCCAGTGATGGGGTCAGGATGCTGCGACGGCATCGGGACACGTCCACATGTCCCCGCTGTCACTGCTGTGGCCCCGGTGATGATGTCAAGATGCCGTGATGACGTCACGACACGTCCACAAGGCCCCAACGATGGCGTCAGGCCACCATGATGGCATCAGGACGCGTCCGCGTGTCCCTGCCGTGGCCCCGGTGATGGTGTCAGGACGCCGTGATGACGTCACGACACGTCCACGAGGCCCCAACGATGGTGTCAGGATGCCGTGATGGCATCAGGACACGTCCACGTGTCCCTGCCGTCCCCGCCGTGGCCCCGGCGATGGCGTCAGGACGCCGTGATGGTGTCATGACACATCCACGAGGCCCCAGCGATGGCGTCAGGACGCCATGATGGTGTCATGACACATCCACGAGGCCCCAGCGATGGCGTCAGGCCACCATGATGGCATCAGGACGTGTCCACGTGTCCCTGCCGTCCCCACCGTGGCCCCGGTGATGGCGTCAGGACGCTGTGATGGCATCAGGACACGTCCACGTGGCCCCAATGATGGCGtcaggacaccgtgatggcatcAGAACGCGTCCACGTGTCCCTGTCGTCCCTGCCGTGGCCCCAGCGATGGCGTCAGGACACCGCGATGGCATCAGGACACGTCCACGTGGCCCCAACGATGGTGTCAGGACACCATGATGGTGTCAGAACGCGTCCacgtgtccctgctgtccccgcCGTGGCCCCGGCGATAGCGTCAGGACGCCGTGATGGTGTCACAACACGTCCACGTGGCCCCAACGATGGTGTCAGGACACCATGATGGCATCAGGACGTGTCCacgtgtccctgctgtccccgcCGTGGCCCCGGCGATAGCGTCAGGACGCCGTGATGGTGTCACGACACGTCCACGTGGCCCCAATGATGGCATCAGGACACCGCGATGGCATCAGAACGCGTCCACGTGTCCCTGTCGTCCCTGCCGTGGCCCCAGCGATGGCGTCAGGACACCGCAATGGTGTCACGACACGTCCACGCGGCCCCAACGATGGTGTCAGGATGCCGTGATGGCATCAGGACACGTCCACGTGTCCCTGCCGTCCCCGCCATGGCCCTGACGATGGCATCAGGACGTCATGATGGTGTCATGACACGTCCACGTGGCCCCAACGATGGCGTCAGGACACCGCGATGGCATCAGGACGCGTCCACGTGTCCCTGTCGTCCCTGCCGTGGCCCCAGCGATGGCGTCAGGACACCGCAATGGTGTCACGACACGTCCACGCGGCCCCAACGATGGTGTCAGGATGCCGTGATGGCATCAGAACGCGTCCACGTGTCCCTGTCGTCCCTGCCGTGGCCCCAGTGATGGCGTCAGGACACCGCAATGGTGTCACGACACATCCACGCGGCCCCAACGATGGCGTCAGGATGCCATGATGGCATCAGGACACGTCCACGTGTCCCTGCCGTCCCCGCCATGGCCCTGACGATGGCATCAGGACGTCGTGATGGTGTCATGACACGTCCACGTGGCCCCAACGATGGCGTCAGGCCACCGCGATGGCATCAGGACGCGTCCACGTGTCCCTGTCGTCCCTGCCGTGGCCCCAGCGATGGCGTCAGGACACCGCGATGGCATCAGGACACATCCACGCGGCCCCAGCGATGGCGTCAGGACACCGTGACGGCGTCAGAACGCGTCCACGTGTCCCTGCTGTGGCCCCGGTGATGGTGTCAGGATGCCGTGATGGCATCAGGACGCGTCCacgtgtccctgctgtccccgcCGTGGCCCCAGCGATGGTGTCAGGACACCATGATGGTGTCACGACACGTCCACGAGGCCCCAGCAATGGTGTCAGGACACTGCGATGGCATCAGGATGTGTCCACATGTCCCCGCTGTGGCCCCGGTGATGGCATCAGGACACCACGATGGCGTCACAACACGTCCACGTGGCCCCGGCGATGGCGTCAGGACACCGTGATGGTGTCACGACatgtccccatggccccagcGATGGCGTCAGGACACCACGATGGTGTCACGACACGTCCCCGTGGCCCCAACGATGGCGTCAGGACACCGCGATGGCGTCAGGACACGTCCCCGTGGCCCCAGCGATGGCGTCAGGACGCCGCGATGGCATCAGGACACGTCCACGAGGCCCCAACGATGGCGTCAGGACGCCACGATGGTGTCACGACACGTCCCCATGGCCCCAGCGATGGCGTCAGGACGCCGTGATGGCGTCAGGACATGTCCATGTGGCCCCAGCAATGGCGTCAGGCCACCGCGATGGCATCAGAACGTGTCCCCGCAgtgtccccgccgtgtccccggCGCCCTCAGTCGCGGCTCGCCCGCAGCACCTTCTCCTCGTGCATCTTCCGCAGCCGCTCCTTGAATTCCCGCATCTCCCTCCGCTGCGGGCACACAAcgggggcgggggtggggggtcaGGGGACGccggggcacccatgggtgccaaggcggctcccgcgggaggggaggggacggcGGTGGGGACAGGGGCGGGGGACACGCGGCCGCGGGTCTCTTACCCGCTCGGCGTCGTCCGGCGGGAAAATCTCCCTCTGCGGAAAGGGGAGGAAGTGtcagcggggtggggggggcccggtgtccgaggggcccaggcgtccgggagacccccaggaccccccccccgcagtgggggcccaggcgtccgggtgccccccaaggaccttctcccaccacaggggcccaggcgtccgggtgccccagGGAACCCAGCTCCccacgggggcccaggcgtccgggtgccccccaggaCCTTCTCCCAccacgggggcccaggcgtccgggtgcccccaaggaccttctcccaccacaggggcccaggcgtccgggtgccccagGGAACCCAGCTCCccacaggggcccaggcgtccgggtgcccccaagGACCTTCTCCCAccacgggggcccaggcgtccgggtgcccccaaggaccttctcccaccacaggggcccaggcgtccgggtgccccaaGGACCTTCTCCCAccacgggggcccaggcgtccgggtgccccaaGGACCTTCTCCCACcatgggggcccaggcgtccgggtgcccccaagGACCTTCTCCCGccacaggggcccaggcgtccgggtgccccccaggaccctcccccaccgtgggggcccaggcgtccgggcgcccacCTTGCGCCGCACCACGTGCTCCTCGAAGTAAGCGGCCTGGTTGGACACCCAGAACATGGTGACGGGGAAGGAGAGGTAGAGCagcatctggggggggggggacagacgaGGGGACGTCACCGCGGGGCCCGGGGACGCGCCGCCGGgggctgcccacatccccccgaGGTCACCCATGGGGGTAGCAGGTCCACTGGGGTCACCAGCCCATGTAGGATGTCCCCAGTGTCACTCTGCCCACACGGGAGGTCCCCAGGGTCACCCACGGGGGCAGCAGGTCCACTAGGGTCACCCACGGTGGCAGGAGGTCCCTTGGGTCACCCACGGGGGCAGGAGGTCCACTGGGGTCACCAGCCCACATAGGATGTCCCCAGTGTCACCCTGCCCGGGCAGGAGGTCCCTTGGGTCACCTATGGGGGCAGCAGGTCCCCCGGGGTCACCAGCCCACATAGGATGTCCCCAGTGTCACCCTGCCCGGGCAGGAGGTCCCCAGGGTCACCCACGGGGGCAGGAGGTCCCCAGGGTGACCCATGGGGGCAGCAGATCCACTGGGGTCACCAGCCCACATAGGACGTCCCCAGTGTCACCCTGCCCGGGCAGGAGGTCCCCAGGGTCACCCACGGGGGCAGCAGGTCCCCCAGGGTCATCCACAGGGGCAGGAGGTCCACTGGGGTCACCCATGGGGGCAGGAGGTCCCCAGGGTCACCTACAGGGACAGGAGGTCCCTTGGGTCACCCATGGGGGCAGCAGGTCCACTGGGGTCACCAGCCCACGTAGGACGTCCCCAGTGTCACCCTGCCCACACGGGAGGTCCCCAGGGTCACCCACGGGGGCAAGGTGTCACCAGTGTCACCAACCCACAGGGGCAGGACCCCCCCACTATCCCCCTTATtgcccccccactgcccccccttATTGCCCCCCCCGGGCCTAAtaccccccactgcccccccttATTGCCCCCCCGGGCCTAAtacccccccactgcccccccttATTGCCCCCCCAGGCCTAAtacccccccactgccccccttATTGCCCTTCCCGGGCCTAATACCCCCCCACTATCCCCCTTATTGCCCCTCCCGGGCCCTAAtaccccccactgcccccccttATTGCCCCCCGGGCCCTGTtaccccccctctcccccccgctgcccccccagcTCCGCCTCCCCCCCTGCGGCCTCGCCCACCCGAAAGACCTCCAGCTTCACCCCCATGGCGGCTCCCTTCCCCGCTCAGGCCCTTCCGGCCTCCGCCCGGGGCAACAAGCCCGCCGCCCATTGGCCGGCATCAGAGCGGCGTCGCCGCCCATTGGCCGGGTTcggagcagcggcggcgcccattggcgggcggcgccgcgaggGGCGGGACGCGGCGaaggcggggggagggagggggggagggcggggcGAGGGGAGGTGGCGGCGGCCAATGGGCGCGCGGCGGGGGTGGGGCGCGGGTTCTTGACGTCATCGCGGCGCGCCGGAAGTGGGGGCGGAAgcgagcggcggggccggagcggcgaTGCCGGAGCAGGAGGCGccgccggtggcggcggcggcatcgGCATCGGCATCGGCGGCGGCATCGACATCGGcatcggcggcggcgggcgcggggcgggcggagcTGCGCTTCGTGAGTGGAGGCGGCAGGGCGGGAGACCCCGCcccgggaggggggagggggcggggcttcccCCCCCTTTTGAGGGCCTGGGGGTGGGTGCCcagggtgggggaggggcgggggcccTTGGGTGctggggcgggtggggggggtccccgtccccatctggggtggccctggggacccccgaccctccccccccccccccacccggccTCATGCACCGTGGTGGTATCGGGGGCCGagctgtccccgtgtccccccccccccgtgtcccctccccCCGTGTCGCTGTCCCCCCTCCTTTCGCCGTGCTCCCTCCCGTCGCCATCCCCGTCGCCGTCCCTctcgtgtccccgtgtccccacccCGCGTCACATCTGTGCTACCGCGGCCCTGGGGGttcctgtccccgtgtccctgtgtccccgtgtccctgtgtccctcacCTCCCTGTCCCAATCCTGTTCCCATCCCCGTCCCTCTCACATCCGCGTCTTCATGTCTTTGTCCCATCCCCGTTcttgtgtccccatccctgtccccttcaCGTTTCCGTGTCCTTGTCCCATCTCCGTTCCTGTGTTCCCATCCCTGTTCCTTTCACGTCTTCGTGTCCTTGTTCCATCCCTGTTCCTGTGTCCTCATCCCTGTccccttcatgtctctgtgtccttgtcccatccccatccctgtgtcTCCATCCTGGTCCCCCTCACATCCGTGTGTCCTTGTCgcatccccgtccctgtccccttcACGTCTCCATATCCTTGTCCCATTTCATGTCCCCCATCCCTGCGTCCCCCATCCCTGCATTCCTGTGTCCCCCTCACGTCCCCGTGTCCTCATCCTTGTCCCCCGTCCCTGCGTTCCCCTCACGTccccgtccctgtgtcccccgtccctgtccccacgtccccatccctgtcccccatcCCTGCGTTCCcctcatgtccccatccctgcttcgcccatccccgtccccacgtctccatccctgtcccctcaCGTCCCTGTCCCTGCAttctgcatccccctccccacgtCCCCGTCCCTCTCACGTCCACGtctccgtgtccccatcccttgtCCCATCTCACGTTCCCGATCCCCGCGTccctgtccccacgtccccatccctgtcctcctcACGTCCCTGcgtcccccatccccatccctgcgtCCCCATCCCTTGTCCCATCTCGCGTCCCCGATCCCCGTGTCCCCGATCCCCCATCCGCATCCCTGTCCTCCTCAC from Apteryx mantelli isolate bAptMan1 unplaced genomic scaffold, bAptMan1.hap1 HAP1_SCAFFOLD_223, whole genome shotgun sequence includes:
- the PET100 gene encoding protein PET100 homolog, mitochondrial; translation: MGVKLEVFRMLLYLSFPVTMFWVSNQAAYFEEHVVRRKREIFPPDDAERRREMREFKERLRKMHEEKVLRASRD